From the Candidatus Saccharibacteria bacterium genome, the window CCCACAAGGTGAAAAATGAGTATGGTTACAACTTCGTGTGGCTTTTCGAGCTTTGTTGCGACCAGTACCAGCTGAATGAAGACTGCAAAGAGAAATAGCCAATCGTAACGGGCAAGCAGGGGAAGCTCAACATACTTGGTGACGATAATAGTCCCGAGCATAAGCCCGCCAAATATCGCTGCCCAGCCAAGTTTGATAGTAAACGCAAAGAGCCATCCGCCTGGGAATTGTTCTACTCTCTGTAAAAAACGCCATTTTTTACCTGGGTTTGTCATGTGGCTATGATAGCATGCCGCAGGTAGGGGGTTAGGCGAGGAGGAGAGTGATGGTGAAGGTGGTGCCTTTGCCGCTTGCATTAGAGCGGGCGGCAATGTGGCCGTGGTGTGCGGATATGATTTGTTTGGCTATAGAAAGACCAAGGCCATGGCCAGCCACATTTTGACTGCTACGTGATGTATCTGCCCGGTAGAAACGGTCAAAAATGTGGGGTAGGTCTTTTTCGGCAATACCGTGCCCGGTGTCGCTGATACTCAGTGTCGCCTGTTTGCCGCGTTTTTGAGCACTGAGGGTAATGGTCGATTTTGATGGGCTGTATTTCACGGCGTTGTCTAGCAAGATTACAAGTACGTCGGTAAGGCTTTCTGCGTTCGCAACTACTGTGATATCTCGAACAGTATTTTCGATGGAGATTTTCTTTGCTTGCGCGAGCGGAATGGTGCGGTTGACGGCTTCTATGGCAGCCACTTCGAGTGAAGTGGGGGATAAGGATATATCGTGATTGTTCGCGAGCATCAGTAGTCGGTCAGTGAGCGTGCGCATGTGGTGAACTTCGTCGAGGCTGCTTGCAAGCAGGGCTGCGTGGCTGGCTTTGGTAGCAGTTTTATCACGCAAGCCAACCTCAATCTCCGACTGCATAATGGTGAGCGGGGTGCGCAGCTCGTGCGCGGCATCACTACTGAACCGCGTTTGGCTTTCGAGCGCTTCTTCGACGGGTCGTAACGTACGTCGGGCAAGCAGGTAGCTCCCTATAGCTCCACCCGAAAGAACGACCAGATTAAATAAGACTAATTGCCCAAGCAGGCGTGAGCGACTCTCGGCAACACGTTGTTCGCGCCACGTCCGAAAGCCATCGGCATCGTCGGCGAGGTTAATGAATATTTCACCTGCTCGAGGCGGGCGGTAGCTTCGCCCCAGCTCGTGCGTAGATATCTGGAAGACAATAAAACTAAACAGCAGGCTAATGAATAGTAAAATCAGCGTGTACCACGCCGTGAGACGAAGGGTTGCAGAGTGAAACACTGGGTGTTTCATGCGACCTCGCTCAGTTTGTAGCCAAACCCGCGAACCGTGTGGATAAGGGGTTTGGATTTGAACGGCTTATCAACTTTATTGCGCAGGTAACCTATGTAGGCTTCGACAGTGTTGGGCAAAATGTCTGCGTCAAAATCCCAGACGTGATTGATGATGTTATCCTTACTCAAGACCCGTTCCTTGTTCCGCATAAGATATTCCAGTAGCGAATATTCGGTTTGCGAAAGGGCAATTGGCTTGCCTGCGCGGCGGACGTCATAACTCACGGTGTCGAGACTGAGATCACCGACCTGCAAATTTGTGCCACTTGTTTCGTGTGGGCGACGGGTAAGGGCGCGCAGGCGAGCTAGGAGCTCCTCAAATGAAAATGGCTTTACGAGGTAGTCGTCTGCACCGGCGTTGAGTCCAGCTACGCGGTCGCGGACCTGGCCTTTTGCGGTGAGCATAATGACGGGGGTTTTGACGCCCTTGCTGCGCAGTTTTTCGCATATTTCGAGCCCGTCCATACCGCCAGGGAGCATACGGTCAAGGATAATAACGTCGTAGTCGTCGCCAAGTGCGGCCGCCAAACCATCGGCACCGTCGTGACAGACCTCCACGGTTGAGTGTTCTTGCTCAAGCCCCAGTTTGATTGCGCGGGCGATTTTGGGTTCGTCTTCTATAAGGAGTAGTTTCAT encodes:
- a CDS encoding HAMP domain-containing histidine kinase, which gives rise to MKHPVFHSATLRLTAWYTLILLFISLLFSFIVFQISTHELGRSYRPPRAGEIFINLADDADGFRTWREQRVAESRSRLLGQLVLFNLVVLSGGAIGSYLLARRTLRPVEEALESQTRFSSDAAHELRTPLTIMQSEIEVGLRDKTATKASHAALLASSLDEVHHMRTLTDRLLMLANNHDISLSPTSLEVAAIEAVNRTIPLAQAKKISIENTVRDITVVANAESLTDVLVILLDNAVKYSPSKSTITLSAQKRGKQATLSISDTGHGIAEKDLPHIFDRFYRADTSRSSQNVAGHGLGLSIAKQIISAHHGHIAARSNASGKGTTFTITLLLA
- a CDS encoding response regulator transcription factor, with protein sequence MKLLLIEDEPKIARAIKLGLEQEHSTVEVCHDGADGLAAALGDDYDVIILDRMLPGGMDGLEICEKLRSKGVKTPVIMLTAKGQVRDRVAGLNAGADDYLVKPFSFEELLARLRALTRRPHETSGTNLQVGDLSLDTVSYDVRRAGKPIALSQTEYSLLEYLMRNKERVLSKDNIINHVWDFDADILPNTVEAYIGYLRNKVDKPFKSKPLIHTVRGFGYKLSEVA